A part of Doryrhamphus excisus isolate RoL2022-K1 chromosome 8, RoL_Dexc_1.0, whole genome shotgun sequence genomic DNA contains:
- the scn2b gene encoding sodium channel subunit beta-2 isoform X1, with the protein MCLLTQGEKSCGARLLMLLLLWVSGCSCMDVIVPSKINVKNGTDIKIPCTFTSCYKIFAPKFVMNWTYQETVNDTEQMFMAYYKKRGMVALRFADRVMFAGNLEKNDLSITLLDVQEDDEGYYHCYVINPPDRIHGHGVIKLNVFTKLPPPRDSTIAVVIGASVGGVLALLILSMVVVKFLRHHLKQELISEEKMEEEGKLEAEGATEEGAK; encoded by the exons ATGTGTCTCCTCACGCAGGGAGAGAAAAGCTGTGGTGCTCGGCTGCTGATGCTGCTCCTGCTATGGGTCTCCG GTTGTTCATGCATGGACGTTATTGTGCCCAGTAAAATCAATGTAAAGAATGGAACAGATATCAAAATCCCTTGCACATTTACTTCCTGCTATAAGATATTTGCACCCAAGTTTGTCATGAACTGGACCTACCAAGAAACAGTCAACGATACAGAACAGATG TTTATGGCGTACTACAAGAAGAGAGGAATGGTGGCTTTGCGGTTTGCAGACAGGGTCATGTTCGCGGGGAACCTGGAAAAGAATGACCTGTCAATCACTTTATTAGATGTTCAGGAGGATGATGAGGGGTATTACCACTGTTACGTGATAAATCCCCCGGACCGCATACATGGACATGGGGTCATAAAGCTCAATGTGTTTACGAAAC TTCCCCCACCAAGGGATTCCACCATTGCGGTTGTGATTGGGGCATCAGTGGGCGGAGTGCTTGCCCTTCTAATACTTTCCATGGTGGTCGTGAAATTTCTTCGTCATCATCTCAAACAGGAACTGATCTCagaggagaagatggaggaggaggggaaatTAGAGGCTGAAGGTGCCACAGAAGAGGGAGCAAA ATAA
- the scn2b gene encoding sodium channel subunit beta-2 isoform X2: MCLLTQGEKSCGARLLMLLLLWVSGCSCMDVIVPSKINVKNGTDIKIPCTFTSCYKIFAPKFVMNWTYQETVNDTEQMFMAYYKKRGMVALRFADRVMFAGNLEKNDLSITLLDVQEDDEGYYHCYVINPPDRIHGHGVIKLNVFTKLPPPRDSTIAVVIGASVGGVLALLILSMVVVKFLRHHLKQELISEEKMEEEGKLEAEGATEEGAK; encoded by the exons ATGTGTCTCCTCACGCAGGGAGAGAAAAGCTGTGGTGCTCGGCTGCTGATGCTGCTCCTGCTATGGGTCTCCG GTTGTTCATGCATGGACGTTATTGTGCCCAGTAAAATCAATGTAAAGAATGGAACAGATATCAAAATCCCTTGCACATTTACTTCCTGCTATAAGATATTTGCACCCAAGTTTGTCATGAACTGGACCTACCAAGAAACAGTCAACGATACAGAACAGATG TTTATGGCGTACTACAAGAAGAGAGGAATGGTGGCTTTGCGGTTTGCAGACAGGGTCATGTTCGCGGGGAACCTGGAAAAGAATGACCTGTCAATCACTTTATTAGATGTTCAGGAGGATGATGAGGGGTATTACCACTGTTACGTGATAAATCCCCCGGACCGCATACATGGACATGGGGTCATAAAGCTCAATGTGTTTACGAAAC TTCCCCCACCAAGGGATTCCACCATTGCGGTTGTGATTGGGGCATCAGTGGGCGGAGTGCTTGCCCTTCTAATACTTTCCATGGTGGTCGTGAAATTTCTTCGTCATCATCTCAAACAGGAACTGATCTCagaggagaagatggaggaggaggggaaatTAGAGGCTGAAGGTGCCACAGAAGAGGGAGCAAAGTAA
- the scn4ba gene encoding sodium channel, voltage-gated, type IV, beta a isoform X2, whose translation MASLDNTGWSVPGLMVALLLGVLPVHGLEVSTGKVSSIEAMNGSTVLIPCTYSSCIGIRNLHFNWHFNDNGTMIKLCEGVVPIEGVEPRVKVNHERVEFVGSSKGNNISILLWNITFEDNGEYTCFARNPKEKGRNHSAIFTLNVVSQMKEDDNTLTVIIVSVLGGVIGLVIIVMVIKALVVHFLLKDDEKNKECLVNASGNDNTENGLTGAKADNKGTPKA comes from the exons ATGGCGTCATTGGACAACACCGGCTGGAGTGTGCCAGGTCTGATGGTTGCATTGCTGCTGG GTGTACTGCCTGTTCATGGCTTGGAGGTGTCAACAGGAAAGGTGTCATCAATCGAAGCAATGAACGGCTCCACGGTGCTCATACCGTGCACTTACTCTTCCTGCATTGGTATCAGAAACCTGCACTTCAACTGGCATTTCAATGACAACGGAACCATGATCAAG ttaTGCGAAGGGGTGGTTCCTATTGAAGGTGTGGAGCCCAGGGTGAAAGTGAACCACGAGAGAGTCGAATTTGTGGGCTCCTCAAAGGGCAACAATATCTCTATCCTGCTGTGGAACATCACGTTTGAAGATAATGGGGAGTACACTTGCTTTGCCAGAAACCCAAAAGAGAAGGGCCGCAACCACAGTGCTATCTTCACCCTCAATGTGGTGAGCCAAA TGAAAGAGGATGACAACACTTTAACAGTGATCATTGTCTCCGTGTTGGGTGGAGTGATTGGCTTGGTTATCATTGTAATGGTGATAAAGGCCTTGgtggttcacttcctgctgaAGGATGATGAGAAGAA taAGGAGTGCCTGGTTAACGCCTCAGGGAACGACAATACAGAAAATGGACTTACAGGAGCCAAAGCAGACAACAAAGGAACACCAAAGGCATGA
- the scn4ba gene encoding sodium channel, voltage-gated, type IV, beta a isoform X1, whose protein sequence is MDVSYSSQEIILRGKLRQKWLELVIPSKRKIFSPHMELKKTTSKPLNTFGKNYRDGVLPVHGLEVSTGKVSSIEAMNGSTVLIPCTYSSCIGIRNLHFNWHFNDNGTMIKLCEGVVPIEGVEPRVKVNHERVEFVGSSKGNNISILLWNITFEDNGEYTCFARNPKEKGRNHSAIFTLNVVSQMKEDDNTLTVIIVSVLGGVIGLVIIVMVIKALVVHFLLKDDEKNKECLVNASGNDNTENGLTGAKADNKGTPKA, encoded by the exons ATGGATGTTAGCTATAGCTCCCAGGAAATCATTCTAAGAGGCAAGCtaaggcagaagtggttggagttggtgattcccagcaaaagaaaaatattttcacctCACATGG aattaaaaaaaacaacctcaaaGCCCTTAAACACCTTTGGGAAGAACTACAGAGATG GTGTACTGCCTGTTCATGGCTTGGAGGTGTCAACAGGAAAGGTGTCATCAATCGAAGCAATGAACGGCTCCACGGTGCTCATACCGTGCACTTACTCTTCCTGCATTGGTATCAGAAACCTGCACTTCAACTGGCATTTCAATGACAACGGAACCATGATCAAG ttaTGCGAAGGGGTGGTTCCTATTGAAGGTGTGGAGCCCAGGGTGAAAGTGAACCACGAGAGAGTCGAATTTGTGGGCTCCTCAAAGGGCAACAATATCTCTATCCTGCTGTGGAACATCACGTTTGAAGATAATGGGGAGTACACTTGCTTTGCCAGAAACCCAAAAGAGAAGGGCCGCAACCACAGTGCTATCTTCACCCTCAATGTGGTGAGCCAAA TGAAAGAGGATGACAACACTTTAACAGTGATCATTGTCTCCGTGTTGGGTGGAGTGATTGGCTTGGTTATCATTGTAATGGTGATAAAGGCCTTGgtggttcacttcctgctgaAGGATGATGAGAAGAA taAGGAGTGCCTGGTTAACGCCTCAGGGAACGACAATACAGAAAATGGACTTACAGGAGCCAAAGCAGACAACAAAGGAACACCAAAGGCATGA